The window CTAGAGTGTCTCTGTGTGACTGGAAGCAGGAAAGTACTGGGAATCTCATTCCATGGTAGGTTTCAGTCAGTAAATAAGTGGCGTTGATTAAGCTCTCCCTAAAGTGCTGATTTGGGTGGAGCTTGTACTTTTGTGGTAATGCCATTATGGTAGGTTGCACTCATTTTAGCAATGGGTTTACACTTTTAGGACCAATGGCAAGTTACAGAATGTATCTGGAAGGAGGATATGCCTGAATCTGTGCTGTGCTTGGTGTTTTGTTTTTGCAGTGTCGGCCACCGCCTTCTACAAGGCCCAGCCTGTGATTGAGTTCATGTGTGAGGTTTTGGATTTCAAAAGTATCGAAGAACAACAGAAACCCTTAACCGACTCCCAGAGAGTAAAGTTTACCAAGGAAATCAAAGGTAATCATTCATTACCAGGTAATCAATAGTTGCGTTGggttggttgttttgtctgtctgaGTGGAAATATTTGAAAATACTTATATCCTAAAATTCTGTACTATAACATATAAATGTTGCTATGATGCATGCATCTTTGTGTATTGACTTAAAATCTTAATCTGACTTAATCAGAGTAGAATGTGATAAAATAGGAAACTGTTGTTGTCCACAGAATATGTGAATCTGACCATTGTCTTGTTGTGATTCTCAGGTCTGAAGGTTGAGATCACTCACTGTGGTCAGATGAAACGGAAGTACAGAGTATGTAATGTTACCAGAAGACCGGCCAGCCACCAGACGTAAGAAAGAACACCCTAAAATATGCACAACAGCCTCAATTCCTTTAGTTTCCTTTGATGTAAACATGACTGGTTTGTTTAGGGATGTGATAGAAACAAACCTAATATTAACATGTTTTACACATCATTAATGCGCAGGTTAGGAGCAGATCTCAATCAAGTTAAACAGAAATCCCCACTTGGTCTTGGATTTCTCTGAAAATCCATTTAAACTTTTTTTCTTTTTGGTTCGCTCATCTGTTTGACCTCAGGTTTCCACTCCAGCAGGAGAATGGCCAGACCATAGAATGCACAGTAGCGCAGTACTTCAAAGACAAGTACAAACTCATACTGCGCTACCCCCACCTCCCCTGTCTACAGGTCGGACAGGAGCAGAAACACACCTACCTCCCCCTCGAGGTCAGTCGGCAGTCTCCCCTTAAACTTGTTGATGGTTTACTGCTGGGTTTAAGTTGTTACAAAGAATGAGGACCCGGGCGGTATTATAGAATCCCTGCTTTACCATTACTTCGACAGACGATGCACAAGAGTatgttttagtaatttagcagacccCCTTATCCGACTTACAGTAGTGGGTGCGTAGGTTTTCGTATTGGTCCCCCGTGAgaatcgaacccacgaccctggcgTTGTAAGCgccttgctctaccaactgagccacacgggacatCATCGTGTCAGGTAGCTCAGAAGTGTTTTAAAACCTGCCACACTTCCTTTGAATCAGCAGTTTTTTCAGAGGAGAAAAGACATGCACACATAAACATGATATGCTTCTCATCCTTTTATCTAGAAAATGCATTGAACAAATAGGTTTTCAGCCACTTTACACATTTATAAATGTCATTTGCCTGACGCGTGAGTGGAGGAGTCTCATTTCATACAAGTGCATTTGTTTCCTCTCCTTTATTATCTTTGGCCCTTTTCAAAAGGAGGcaaggagagaactgaggatttAGCTTAACCAATTGACAATCTCCATATGCAAGACTATTCTCCGGCTGAGGCCTTCGTGATGTGTCCCTGGGGTTAGTAATAAAGCTGTGTTGTAATGTATGTGTCTAGGTCTGTAACATAGTGGCTGGCCAGCGGTGCATCAAGAAGCTGACCGACAATCAAACATCCACTATGATCCGTGCCACAGCCCGATCGGCACCTGACCGTCAGGAAGAGATCAGCAAACTGGTAAAGAGACTTAACTGACTTGGGAGAGTAAACTCAAGCACAGTGCGTCTTGAAAGCTACTTTTATGAACTTGAAATGATCTATTAGGATGTACATTGACTCTGAACGGCTGTGATTTAACTATTGATGGCCTGACCATATGTGAATGTTTTCATTCAGGCTGTCTTTCCAAAGTCCtagatgtatgtgtatatatatgtgtatatatatgtatgtatatatgtatgtgtatatatgtatgtgtatatatgtatgtatatatgtatgtgtatatatgtatatatatgtgtatgtatatatatgtgtatgtatatatatatgtatatatatgtgtatatgtatatatgtgtatatatgtgtatatgtatatatatgtgtatatgtatatatatatgtatatatatgtatatatatgtgtatatgtatgtgtatatgtatatatatgtgtatatgtatgtgtatatgtatatatatgtgtatatgtatatatatgtgtatatatatgtgtatatatatgtgtatatatatgtgtatatgtatatatatgtgtatatgtgtatatatatgtgtatatgtatgtgtatatgtatgtatatgtatgtatatgtatgtatgtatatgtatatatatgtatgtatatatatgtatatgtatgtgtatgtgtatgtatgtgtatatgtatatatatgtgtatgtatatatatgtatgtatgtgtatatgtatatatatgtatgtgtatatgtatgtgtatatgtatgtgtatatgtatgtgtatatgtatatatatgtatgtatatgtatatatatgtatgtatatatatgtatgtatatatatgtatgtatatatatgtatgtatgtgtatatgtatgtatgtatatatgtatgtatgtgtatatgtatgtatgtatatatatatgtatgtgtatatgtatgtatgtatatatatatgtatgtgtatatatgtatgtgtatatatgtatgtgtatatatatgtatgtgtatatgtatatatatgtatatgtatatatatgtatgtgtatatgtatgtatatgtatgtgtatatgtgtgtatgtgtatgtgtatgtgtatatatatgtgtatgtgtatgtgtatatatatgtgtatatatatatatatgtgtgtatatatatgtgtgtatatatatgtgtatatttatatgtatgtatgtatgtatgtatgtatgtatatgtatatatatgtgtgtataagtatatgtgtatatatgtgtgtatgtgtatatgtgtgtatatgtatgtgtatgtgtatgtgtatatgtatatatgtatgtgtatatgtatatatgtatgtgtatatgtatatatatgtgtatatatatgtatgtgtgtatatatatgtatatatatgtgtatatgtatatatatatatgtatatatatatgtatgtataagtatatatgtgtatatatatgtgtgtatatatatgtatatgtgtgtgtgtatatatatgtatatgtgtgtatgtatatgtgtatatatatgtgtatatgtatgtatgtgtgtatatatatgtgtatatatatgtatatatgtatatatatgtgtatgtgtatatgtatatatatatgtgtgtgtgtgtgtaaaagcacttcattatttattatatttttgcagacttttacttcactacattcctaaagaaaatcctccatacattttccctgacacccaaaagtactcacaCTTTGACAGGAAaagggtccaattcacacacttatcaagagaacatccttggtcatctactgcctctgaactggaggactcactaaacacgtgcttcatttgtaaattatgtctgagtgttggtgtgcccctagctatccaccaataaattttaaaaataaattgtgcattttagcaattccatttacttttgatacttgggtatatttaaaaccaaatacttttaggcatttactcaagtagtattttactggatgacttttacatgagtcattttctatttgaGTACTTTCTCCACAACTGTATATAAACACTGAATTATTACCACTGaacctttttctctcttttcagaTGAGAAGTGCCAACTTTAACAATGATCCTTACGTGCGTGAGTTTGGGGTGATGGTGAGGGATGAGATGACCGAGGTGAACGGCAGAGTCCTCcaggccccatccatcctctatGGAGGGCGGGTAGGTTTCTCTTATTTAAGATGGGTTGGGTTAATCCTGGTCCTGGGAACCCAAAGGGGTACACATGATTGTTTTTGTACTAACAAgtacacaactgattcaaattATCAACTAATCACCAAGCTTttaatcaggtgtgtagtgctaaggcaaaaacctGACATTATAAAAACTGTACTGATGAACAACAGTTCTTTACGTATATTATGGAAACTTAGATCACTCCAAATAACAAAGTTACGTCACTTGTATTTTGAATCAGCCTTCTAATGTGAAACATCCCATTTAAGCCAGGTGTACACAACTCAATTTTGGCCCTTATTTTTAGCTGTCTCAGTGACAAAATCCCCATGTCGTTGCCTACTCAGGGTGTGTGTCACCAACGCAGATTTAATGTGACTACCACTAGTATGCGTCTTGCCTTTAGCCAAAGTGTCAGTTACAGCTCTGAAGTGCACAAGCAATGTTATTTAAATTCAAATGATGACTAGACATTTCAACTCTGTATGGCAAGTGTGAATGTCTGACTCAAAGTTTGCGGCTGCTTTGAGCCACAGCACGTTGGAGCTACGTTTAATCTAATCACATTGTTTTGGCGAGACATCGTGATATCAAATCGTCACCGACCAAGTGAAGTCTTGCAGGGTGACCTCAGTCTGTGCCACATCGCTTAGTATTGCACCACTATGTTGGCAACACAAACAAAAACTACAGGAATGCCAGTTGTTTAATGCGAGGCTCAGCGATGTTAGGATTTTGACTCATGTAGTGTACACCCGGCTTAATTTGTCCATTCAGACAACTATTTGTCTCTGACCCTTATCTCGTCTTCCTTTTACTCAAGCAGAATAAAGCAATAGCAACTCCCATCCAGGGAGTGTGGGACATGAGGAACAAGCAGTTCCACACTGGCATAGAGATCAAGGTGTGGGCCATCGCCTGCTTCGCCCCACAGAGACAGTGTACTGAACTCCTGCTTAAGTAAGAACTGCTGCTGCCAGGAGCCCTTAGGAGCCTCAATAACcattgtggggggggggttataatttggatgttttttttaagtTAAAGTATTTTTCAATTTTTGAAACTTTCTTCTGTGTTAGCCTGCTTATGATTTCAATCTACACAATATTTTTGGAATCCAATAAAGAGTTAGAGGACACTTGTATTGTGTTTTTGTACCTTCTAACCTGTTTTTCTCTCAGGGCGTTCACAGACCAGCTGCGTAAGATCTCTCGCGACGCGGGGATGCCCATCCAGGGCCAACCCTGCTTCTGTAAGTACGCTCAGGGGGCGGACAGCGTGGAGCCCATGTTCAAACACCTGAAGTACACCTACCAGGGCCTGCAGCTGGTGGTGGTCATCCTGCCTGGGAAGACACCCGTCTATGGTGAGGAAACTGGAAACTATactgtacaaaaatataaacgcaacagttTTCACggtacagttcatatgaggaaatcagtcaattgaaataaataaattaggccctaatctatggatttcacatgactgggaatacagatttgcacatgttggtcacagataccttcaaaAAAATGCATctctaaaatgcaattgtgttcattgtctataGTTAatgcttgcccataccataaccccactaccaccatggggcactttgttcacaatgttgacatcagcaaaatgCTCGTTGTcgttccccccccacacacatggtctgcggttgtgaggacgtactgccaaattctcaaaaacgacggaggtggcttatggtagagaaataaacatgaagttatctggcaacagctcaggtGGACATTGAGTCAACATGCCAAtggcatgctccctcaacttgagacatctggcaTTGTTacgtgacacaactgcacattttggtggccttctattgtccccagcacaagctgcacctgtgtaaggatcatgTTTAATCaccttgatataccacacctgtcaggtggatggattatctaggcaaaggagaaatgatcaTTAACAGAGATGTAAAAATATTTGTGGCCAaaatttgagataaataagctttttgttctgggatcatttcagctcatgagacaTGGGCCAAAACTTCACATTTTGTGTTGTATATGTTCCTAAGTTAATGAATGTCACTGTTTAACTCTGCCTCTAAATCCTATTGGTTCAGTTAGTGCTGTGCTCTATAAACTGTTCTGGATTATTTAGTGGATTATATGTTCAACTGTATGAAAGCACATTTAACATCTTTCTACCTTAcactttgacattttagtcatttagcagacactcttatccaaagtgacttaaaTTAGTGCATTCATAAACCAATTCAGAATTCATTGCAAAACACAAACTAGCTGTATATATCTCCTGTTGTGCTGACATAGCCTTTCTCCCTCCCCTGCTTCTCTGTGGGCTAGCTGAGGTGAAGCGTGTTGGTGACACGGTGCTGGGCATGGCCACCCAGTGTGTCCAGGTCAAGAATGTTCAGAAAACCACTCCCCAGACCCTCTCTAACCTCTGCCTGAAGATCAACGTCAAGCTGGGCGGGGTCAACAACATCCTCCTCCCACAGGGCAGGTCAGTGCAGAACCTCTCGTTGTCATCGCTATGAATACTTGCTGGTTTACTGTTAATGTCTAACAGTATTGTACTCTGCATTCGGTTAAAATGTATAAacctgggcctcccgggtggtgcagtggtctagggcactgcagtgctagctgtgccaccagagaatctgggtttgcgcccaggctctgtcacagccggccgcgaccgggaggtccattggcctagcgtcgtccgggttagggagggtttggccggtagggatatccttgtctcatcgcgcactagcgactcccgggcgcagtgcacgctaaccaggtgcacggtgtttcctccgacacattggtacggctggcttccgggttggatgcgcgctgtgctaagaagcagtgcggcttggttgggtttcggaggacgcatggttttcgaccttcgtctctcccgagcccgtacgggagttgtagtgatgagacaaatGGTAACTAGAGACGGATAGTAACTACTGACAATTGGATACCAGTCTACTCATTCTACACGCTATAAGTGAAAAGTCAAGTCAGTCTCATCCAGCCATCCATGTATATGTCCGTTCTTCTGTTCACACGTCTTCTCTGTGATGATGGCTCTGGTTAATCTTGTGGGTGTCTGTTCTTCCCAGGCCCCTGGTGTTCCAGCAGCCAGTCATCTTCCTGGGTGCTGATGTCACTCACCCTCCTGCTGGAGATGGGAAGAAACCCTCCATCGCTGCAGTAAGTCAGACAGAGCAGACGCTCCACAGGACCTTGTCACCTACCAGGGACtgtaggggtgcatctcaatagtctacagtAGTTTATTTTACCCACAGAACCATGTTTCTGCTAGGGAGTAGGGGTGCAATAGTCTACAGTGGTGTCCTTTACTATGTCCAACATCTGAAATGGAGAGAACTGAGGGAATCAATAGCCTACATTGCTCACTGACCAGCTTTGACCTGACTTTTCAAAACAGCCAAAAAATAAATGATCTTAAGTGTGCTCTGCGCTTCCTCTGGGATGCACTTCCTCCTGATGAATCCCTACATGACTCCATCTGACCTATCCCTCTAGTGAGTGAAAATCCTgatgtgtatgtttgtatattgTCCTGATCACATCCCTGTTCCTCTTTTCTAGGTGGTGGGGAGCATGGACGCCCACCCCAGCCGCTACTGTGCCACGGTGCGGGTACAGCAGCATCGCCAGGACATCATCCAGGACCTGGCCACAATGGTCAGAGAGCTGCTCATCCAGTTCTATAAGTCCACCCGCTTCAAGCCCACCCGGATCATTTACTACCGCGACGGCATATCTGAGGGCCAGTTCAACCAGGTTAGACTTGAGGTAGACTTGAGGAAATAGGATTTCAATTCAATTGCATGATCTGTAATTGTACTGTACTGGTTGTGAGTGAAGGATTTTCTgctgtttgttttttttgtttctgtttctattggttactgtcccaatttACTTCTGAATGCCTAGTCTTTGTTTTACTAAGATCATATCAGGTATTTCAgatttttaaaactttttaaCCAAAAAGAAAGttaaaacgtttaaaaaaaatcccagCTGTGTTTCTGTTTCTATTAGTAAGCGTTCCGATTCTGAATTGCCCGCTCTATCATTTCCCCCCTGATTTGTATTGTGACGTGTGGGAGTTACTGTTTTTAAACTGTAGCTGTCGTTTTGGGTTTTATCCAGGTGCTCCAACATGAGTTACTGGCAATCCGTGAGGCCTGCATCAAACTGGAGAAGGACTACCAGCCCGGTATCACCTTCGTGGTGGTGCAGAAGAGACACCACACTCGACTGTTCTGCATGGACAGAAACGAGAGGGTTCGACGTCTCTCCAATTCATACTGACCACTATTATTACTGTAAAAGAAACTTCTATGAAATGCCTACATCGTGATATTATATGATTCCTAATGTGTTTTGTTCAGGTTGGTAAGAGTGGCAACATCCCTGCAGGCACCACAGTGGACACCAAAATCACTCACCCATCGGAGTTTGACTTCTACCTGTGTAGCCACGCTGGCATTCAGGTAGGGACCAGCCAAATGGCTAGGGTACAATTTCTGACACAACCCAGGACACTGTAGAGCTAGCAAGTGGAGAAGGGACTATTATGGAAGAGAGCCTACCTCCAGCTTTACtaatactaaactcagcaaaaaaagaaacatccctttttcaggaccctgtctttcaaagatcatttgtaaaaatctaaTTTTAACTTCACGGATCTTCActgtaaacactgtttcccatgcttgttcaatgaaccatgaacatgCACCAGCttatagacggtaggcaattaacttaacttaggacactaaaaaggcctttctactgactctggaaaaacacaaagaaagatgcccggggtccctgctcatctgcgtgaacatgccttaggcatgctgcaaggaggcatgaggactgcagatgtgtccagggcaataaattgcaatgtccgtactgtgagacgcctaagacagtgctacaggacgAACAGCAGATCGTCCTTGccgtggcagaccatgtgtaacaacacctgcacaggatcggtacatcacacctgcgggacaggtacaggatggcaacaactgcctgagttacaccaggaacgcacaatccttccatcagtgctcagactgtccgcaataggctgagagaggctggactgagggcttgtaggcctgttgtaaggcaggtcctcaccagacatcaccggcaacaacgtcgcctatgggcacaaacccaccgtcgttggaccagacaggcctggcaaaaagtgctcttcactgatgagttgcgatttggtctcaccaggggtgatggttggatttgcgtttatcgtcgaaggcatgagcgttacaccgaggtctgtactTTGGAGCGGGAttaatttggaggtggagggtccgtcatggtctgggccgtgtgtcacagcatcatcggactgagcttgtccttgcaggcaatctcaacgctgtgcgttacagggaagacatcctcagTGGGCAGCcttggccagcaaagagcccggatctcaatcccattaagcacgtctgggacctgttgtattggagggtgagggctagggccattcccccccccccccccagaaatgtctgggaacttgcaggtgctttggtggaagagtggggcaacatctcacagcaagaagtggcaaatctggtgcagtccatgaggagatgcactgcagtacttaatgcagctggtggccacaccagatactaacttatgtttttttgttgacaaactatttaatttctgttagtcacatgtctgtggaacttgttcagtttatgtctcagttgttgaatcttatgttcacaTCTACACGTGCTAATTAAGTTTGAGTTTGTGCTTCTGAGACGTAGATGTAGTTTCACTGCTCTAAATGTTTTTATAATTGGGATGTTTAACATTTATAGGCTGTTATACTTTGGTTGAGCTAAATGACATGCATTACCAATAAACATGATTTAATAATGGTAATACCTTTCCCCAGGGGACCAGCCGACCGTCCCATTACCACGTGCTGTGGGACGACAACCATTTCACATCGGACGAGCTGCAGGTGCTAACCTACCAGCTGTGCCACACCTATGTGCGCTGCACCCGCTCCGTGTCCATCCCTGCACCAGCCTACTACGCCCACCTGGTGGCATTCCGTGCCCGTTATCACCTGGTGGATAAGGAGCATGACAGGTAAGAGACCACGTCTGATGTTGACCATGGCCCTGTTCTGATAACCTATTCAAAATACCTCCTTATTTCCATCGTATCGCTGTACCATTCAAACTGTGACAGGTTAGTGATTACCAGGAAGTGATGAAGGAGAATTAAAAAAAATTGGACTGAATAATTCAAACTTCCCATTGTAATCATTCTAGTGCGGAGGGCAGTCACACGTCTGGACAGAGCAATGGGCGTGACCAGCAGGCTTTGGCCAAGGCAGTTCAGATCCACCAGGACACACTGCGCACTATGTACTTCGCCTGAAGCACCGGGGGCGGGCATTGGTGAGACAGACCCAACAGGGAAGAAGCACTCTCTCCTCCCACCTAACCCCCTTACTGTATCAGGTGTGGGCGTTAAGTGTGTTTGTCGTCTTGTCTCTCCCTGCCAGTAAGGGGGAATGATACCAAACAAATTAGGGaggtttttttctctccaaaatgTCCACAATTATTTTCAAAAATGCATACAAAACCGCTTTCTCCCCCCCTTCCTGGCCTAACCCTGGTCATTATTAGGCAGTACTATGTAAAATGATTCCTCAGAAATGGATTGTGGTGGAGTGGACTCCTTTATTTTACATGTTGTACATTTGTTTGTATTTGTAAATGTGGGTGAGAGATTTGTATTTTCTTTACACTGACAGTTGGAAATACTTGTATCAAACTAAGGGGCGGTATCATCACACTTTGGTGGTGTTTAGACACTATACAGTTTTCTGAAGGGGTCTCCAGGGTTGAAAGGAGGTGGGGATATCAAAGACGAGAACGGTCCGATAGGTTTATAATCATTCTTACTCTTCACAACTTTATTTATCAGCCAATCAAAGCAAAGTGCACTGACCAGGACTTAAGTACACAAGTACTTAGCATCTTATCTTTTCATTTGTATGTACTATGAATTTAACAGGCTTGGATACAGTACCAGCCTCAAGAGTATTTGTCCTCCAACACTGGTGACCAACACGTTTTTATGCTGCATCTGATGACCGCTAAGCAAGTAATTTTTGTATTAGATTTTCATTAGACTTTGAAACTGTTAACACTTATTTTTTATCAAGACTTATACAAATCAATAATATGAAATTGTAACGACAGCAATTTTTGCTGTCTTGCCTTTTACTTGGACTGGGTTGTTTTGTCAATCTATGGCCAGTGTGGCCAGTGAATAGATTTACTAATAGAATGGGACTGGTTCCCAACAGACACCTTTTGTGCTCTCTGAGCCACATTACATGTGAAGACAtctacatggggggggggggtcaagtctCTTGAAATGAAATCTGTTGTCTCGTTTTAGTGTCCCCCTTATTTTCATGCAATCTATTTTACGAATTTGTGCGTAGATGACTTACACGTTTGATTTAAGCATTTGGATATTGTTAACCTTATCTAGTTTTCTTTGTGGTTTTATGGCAGCGAAATGGTTTTCTCCcgactggaggggggggggggtgtagttgtAATGCTGTCATCTTGTAGTACAGTTGATGTATGAATCGTATAGTAGAGTGAAGCCTGTGATGTCAATGTCACATGTAGGTACTGGACTGAAGATGAGGTGGGGTTCTATTGGGGAGAAAAGATTCCATAGACTGCTAGATATTTTCTCTTTGTTATTCCTCTAAAAAAAGGGAGCAATTATGCTATTCTACTAGTTGAGCAAAGTTgtactttttttcttttttttacgcAAGTAGTTTAATTGTGGGCTTTGTATCATAGCCTCATGGGATATAGGGTATATTTTGAATACGCTTTTAGAAGAGAATGCTAAAATGATAGAAGGAATTTTTCAAAACGATTGTCTGGTATGTAGTTATAAAGAATATTAAAAActaaaaaagatttaaaaaaaagtttatgcAGAGCTTGCATGAAGAAATTGTAATGCCttccaaaatgttttttattCCTTTTTCTGTTCTCCTTAGTAATGACATTTTAGCAGGGGTTTTTCATATAGCTTAGATTGGCTGGCTTTTATCTCGCTCTTTTCTAACTATGCATTGTTTTTAACCAAGAGATTTTAGCAGTGACCTTTCCCAAATATGAATTTAGGACATTTGTAGAGTAGTTTTTTTGTTGCTTGGTGCGTTTTAATAGCATTTGTAGTGCTTCTTCCCTAGACCTTTAATGGTATGGGGGGTTGTGTTGTCATTTGTATTGTATATTTGATAGCACAAAAAATTCGGTATATACTTTATAGAACACACATCACTCTTCTTAGCCAAACAAGATTACATATTTTATACAAAATTCATGTCCTAAAGAAACTGAAGCACAAGATACCATTTTTAATTCCAGGTGCTCGACTTTCTCTTTCACTAATGTCACCTTAAATCTCAATGGACTTGTCCAAGATGCTCTTTACTTGCCATAAGTATGGTAATAGACGCTGAAGTGGTTTTGAATACTTTTTTTCTCTCTACCTTAATGACATTTCTCATTACCTTCAAAGTCATCCGAAGTCCGACTGACTGTTTGTGGATCATTCTTAGAAATCAAGTACTTGATATTTACttgttttttttccttttttctttGCTGGTCTCACGATTTGTAAATAGATGCATTTTTTGATAGTAGTGAAACATAAATTCCATTGATTGGTCAAGCCAAGCAGGAGACCCGGGCATACATTATGTGCAGTTGTGTTGAAATGGCTGTGTGTTCTACCTCTTGTTACCTGTTCAAGTGTTATGGTAACGTCACACAGTTGGTCATTTCTTCATAATTACACAGGATATTATATCTGGTTGTCATGTGTTTAAACCTTTCATGTATGACAGTCAGTGATCCTGCGTTCTGTAGTCATAGTTTCTTAGTTCTTGAGTGGGATCTTAAATCTTGTTCAAGATGTTTCCAAAACAAACAAAGTGATTTGAGAGCAAATTATTTGATCGTAACAAGCTTTTTATTTTAATTGTTTTCTGCGCCAATGCATTAATGTTTAGCACCTCATTGCATATCTTTGGAGATGGATGGAGTTGCCTAACAGACTGCGTTGTAAACATGTTGGTAAAGCCAAGGCTAATAACAATTTAGCTGCTCACCCACAATTTGATGATTAGTATTGTTCATTGACATTTTTCTTTTAAGCTATTTGCTTAATACTTGTGAATATGCAACATGTACTGCTCTGCTCCCATAGATACACATGGGGTACATAGAAAGGCATCTCCCATGTTGCTTTAATTGGGTTCATTGAATGAAATGTTGTTTTTGGAATGCGTCGTCTTAGCTCCCCTCATTGTTGTCTCACATTTGATTCA of the Oncorhynchus kisutch isolate 150728-3 linkage group LG17, Okis_V2, whole genome shotgun sequence genome contains:
- the LOC109907215 gene encoding protein argonaute-2 isoform X2 → MYSSGAAGAAEMLEPPHSSGSIGSDPSDPDPPSPPVPEYVFKPPSRPDFGTMGRTIKLQANFFEMEIPKLEVYHYDIDIKPEKCPRRVNREIVEHMVQHFKTQIFGDRKPVYDGRKNLYTAMPLPIGREKVELEVTIPGEGKDRNFKVAIKWVSCVSLQALQEALSGRLPNIPFETIQALDVVMRHLPSMRYTPVGRSFFTPSEGCSNPLGGGREVWFGFHQSVRPSLWKMMLNIDVSATAFYKAQPVIEFMCEVLDFKSIEEQQKPLTDSQRVKFTKEIKGNHSLPGLKVEITHCGQMKRKYRVCNVTRRPASHQTFPLQQENGQTIECTVAQYFKDKYKLILRYPHLPCLQVGQEQKHTYLPLEVCNIVAGQRCIKKLTDNQTSTMIRATARSAPDRQEEISKLMRSANFNNDPYVREFGVMVRDEMTEVNGRVLQAPSILYGGRNKAIATPIQGVWDMRNKQFHTGIEIKVWAIACFAPQRQCTELLLKAFTDQLRKISRDAGMPIQGQPCFCKYAQGADSVEPMFKHLKYTYQGLQLVVVILPGKTPVYAEVKRVGDTVLGMATQCVQVKNVQKTTPQTLSNLCLKINVKLGGVNNILLPQGRPLVFQQPVIFLGADVTHPPAGDGKKPSIAAVVGSMDAHPSRYCATVRVQQHRQDIIQDLATMVRELLIQFYKSTRFKPTRIIYYRDGISEGQFNQVRLEVLQHELLAIREACIKLEKDYQPGITFVVVQKRHHTRLFCMDRNERVGKSGNIPAGTTVDTKITHPSEFDFYLCSHAGIQGTSRPSHYHVLWDDNHFTSDELQVLTYQLCHTYVRCTRSVSIPAPAYYAHLVAFRARYHLVDKEHDSAEGSHTSGQSNGRDQQALAKAVQIHQDTLRTMYFA
- the LOC109907215 gene encoding protein argonaute-2 isoform X1 produces the protein MYSSGAAGAAEMLEPPHSSGSIGSDPSDPDPPSPPVPEYVFKPPSRPDFGTMGRTIKLQANFFEMEIPKLEVYHYDIDIKPEKCPRRVNREIVEHMVQHFKTQIFGDRKPVYDGRKNLYTAMPLPIGREKVELEVTIPGEGKDRNFKVAIKWVSCVSLQALQEALSGRLPNIPFETIQALDVVMRHLPSMRYTPVGRSFFTPSEGCSNPLGGGREVWFGFHQSVRPSLWKMMLNIDVSATAFYKAQPVIEFMCEVLDFKSIEEQQKPLTDSQRVKFTKEIKGNHSLPGLKVEITHCGQMKRKYRVCNVTRRPASHQTFPLQQENGQTIECTVAQYFKDKYKLILRYPHLPCLQVGQEQKHTYLPLEVCNIVAGQRCIKKLTDNQTSTMIRATARSAPDRQEEISKLMRSANFNNDPYVREFGVMVRDEMTEVNGRVLQAPSILYGGRQNKAIATPIQGVWDMRNKQFHTGIEIKVWAIACFAPQRQCTELLLKAFTDQLRKISRDAGMPIQGQPCFCKYAQGADSVEPMFKHLKYTYQGLQLVVVILPGKTPVYAEVKRVGDTVLGMATQCVQVKNVQKTTPQTLSNLCLKINVKLGGVNNILLPQGRPLVFQQPVIFLGADVTHPPAGDGKKPSIAAVVGSMDAHPSRYCATVRVQQHRQDIIQDLATMVRELLIQFYKSTRFKPTRIIYYRDGISEGQFNQVRLEVLQHELLAIREACIKLEKDYQPGITFVVVQKRHHTRLFCMDRNERVGKSGNIPAGTTVDTKITHPSEFDFYLCSHAGIQGTSRPSHYHVLWDDNHFTSDELQVLTYQLCHTYVRCTRSVSIPAPAYYAHLVAFRARYHLVDKEHDSAEGSHTSGQSNGRDQQALAKAVQIHQDTLRTMYFA